In Bos taurus isolate L1 Dominette 01449 registration number 42190680 breed Hereford chromosome 17, ARS-UCD2.0, whole genome shotgun sequence, the genomic window TAAAAGGTGAAAGCAACTCAAGTGCCCGTTCATGGATGAACCGAGAAGCAAAATGTAGTCACatggtggaatattattcagccttaaaaaggaagggtcCTCcgtggtggtctggtggttaagactccatcttccaatgcaaggggtacaggttcaatccctggtcagggaacaaagatcccacatactatgGAGTCAAAAAGTGGgggggggaaaggaaggaaattctttctcttccttttttattttttggcaccacatagcttgtgggatcttagttcctcatccAGGAATTGTACCCAGGCAAGTCTCAGCAGTGAGCACAGAGTCCCaactactggaccgccagggaattcccaggaaggAAATTCAGACACAGGTTACAACATGGATcaatcttgaggacattatgctaaaatAAAAGGAGAATATTACCTGAATCCACTTGTATGAGATACCTAAAGCAGTCAAATTCATACACACATAAAGTAGAAGGGtagttgccaagggctggggagaggaAATGGGGAATTAGTGTTCATGGATATGAAGTCTCAGTTTAGGAAGAtggaagagttctggagatgggtgGGAGGCGGATGCACAGTGTGAAATACTTAATGCCAGTGTGTACTTGGGGTGCACACTGAACTGTGCGCCTGAAACGGTTACGATGGAAAATTTACACCacgtgtattttaccacaatatttcccccaccccagccccagaattttttaaaaaaagaaatatagacaaaCAAGAAAACAGTCTGAAAAGAAACTCAACAAATGGTTAACACTGTTTATAACTGTATAGGAAAACTTCAAGGcactattttctgtattttccaaatttcctttaATTATGGTACTTAAAAAAGCACCTTAAAAAATGAAGAGGcaagaataaggaagaaaaacactTTAGTTATGACCAGCATCACTGAAAGATTTCAGTGCAAGCTCCTGCTATGTTTGGGGTTCATTAAAGGGGGACCAGTTTCCCACGCCCAGATGTGCAGGTTCCTGGCACCACACGTTTGCAGAACAGCCAACACCAGAGTGCTCAGTGAGGGAAGCTTTAGCTTTTAAATCAAAGCCTGGATCCCATggaaggtgttttgtttttttccaaatctatttatttctttggctgcactgcacagcaagcaggaccttagttccctgactggggattgaaccaaTGCCCGCCGCAgaggaagcgtggagtcttagccactggaattCCTGGAAGGTGTTTTCCTTACAAAACTTTTCACAGCTAAAAACAGACTTTGCTCACCATCGACGAACGTGCATCCGAGCTCACACTTACCCTGCCAACCCCAAAACAACTGCGCCCCCTGTGCAGCCACAGCAGAAAGAGTGGTTTTCCCAAGAAAAGCACGGGGACTGACAACACGGTGatgagcagcagcagcctctggaCATGCTCCTGTTGGTGCAGACGGGGAGGAAGCCGGTTAACACGCAAAGACCTACCAAGTGTCACTGGGACGCTAAAACCAGTGACAACCAAGTAGAATGTCTATCAGCAAGAACGTAAAGTAAATGCAAGCTACATTATATTTGTCAGAGGGTCTCTACCTTTTGTTTCTTAAACTCATAGCTGATATGGGTGGCATCACACAAATGTGCATCTATATAGAAAAGTCATTTCTGGAGAGAACCATGTGCCATAGTCCAACTGCCAGTGCTCTGAAAGCCTGGCTGAATCAGAAACTGATTTTAAAGAAACTGgaggggcttcccctggtggctcagtggtattatttaaatataaataaatcaatcaaagtattcaaaaagaaaaaaactggaaaaagaaaagaaaagaaaaaactggaaagacAGATGGATGAGCAGTACTCGGGAACCCTCCCTAACACATTCTTTCCCCACCACTTTTGACAGCTAAGGAGTGGCAGCAAGTTTGGATTACAGTCTGACCAGAGCCCCGGAGACAGCACTCCTGGCAGAATGACACGCCCCTGTGAtaacagagagaaacagaaagccGCTCAGTGCCTGGGAGGCCATGGGAATCACCTTTAATCATTCTACTGATCGAAACAAAAAGGTTCTCATAAGGACTTCCCTTGAGTTCCTAAgaatgggggaagaaaaaaaaaaatattgtttaccTGCCCTGGGTAAAGACCACCTGTGTCACTAGCCAGGAACAAAAACATGCTAATAAATTCAATCAGAATGCTAGGAGCAGTTCTGGAGGTTTCAGCTGAATAAACCAGCCACTTATAGATGATCATAAATATAAGGTATCCAAAGATGCAGAGCATGAAGAGCAGTTCTGGTATGGAAACCAGACAAATATTGAACTTCTTCCTGAAATGTCTAGGGCAAAAAACAGAATTGATTAACCCATGAACAaatgttttaacatttatttatttggttgcaccaggtcttagcggCAGCAGGCAGCTGTACTAAGATAAAAAGTAAAGAGTAAATTAATCTTAAATTCTCCATGACAAAGCCCATCTCAGAATCACATCATCTGTGTTATGACCCAGATATAATCACAAAAAGATGTGAGGACAGGAGAGAAGACTAGTCTTTCCCTTTCAGATtcaattagaagaaaaaagacaTCATCTCTTACTTCTAATATACCAGCTGTAAGAAACAAACCAAAAGTTTTTGATTTATAAAACCAAAAAGAATATGACAAAAATCACCTCTGGAAATAAATGTGAATGAACATGCTGCATGTCTCCCTCACTTGAACATAAACTCCATGAGGGTGAAAACTTTTTTCTGATCTCACTGTTCAACCCCTaacagtgccaggcacagtctatatgctcaacaaatatttgctgaatcaaAGAAGCTGCCAAAAAACTGATCATCAAAACAGGATCATATGAATACAACATACCCCCATACTGGCTGCCTTTAAGATCTAGGCAATCTATCAACAAGCAAAGTTTAAGAAATATTAGTACCAAAAACGTGGCTTATaaatattggtttaaaaaaaaatctgtacttaCAAGTGGTTAAATATTCCCAGAATGACTCCAAAAGTCATGTGAGTAATCCCTAAAATCACAGACATCTTCATTTTGAAAGAGTTTAGAAAAGTGAGACGATTGGTGGCTAAGTTCCAAATCTAAAGACAAAACgaaacagcaaaaaagaaaacttaacttCCTTCAACTGCCTTAGGATGTAAGTGCTATTCCCTAAGGCAACCGTGGTCAAGCTTTTTCAAGTTTCCTATCATATTAAGACTTGAGGCAACAATATTCAATTATGTACATTATGTTTAGAGACAAGAATAAACAATTAGGAGAGAGCGTCCCTTGGAGAGCTCAGATAAGGGGATGATAGACTCCTATCAGTGGGTTTTTTCATTACTGTATCACCTCCCTCCAAACCGATTCTGACGTGGCTTTATTCACTTGGCTGCGCCCAGTtctagctgcagcatgcaggctctgtACTCGCGGCTGTGAACTCAGCTGTGGCAGGCGAGATGTAGTTCCCgggtcagggactgaacccaggtcccctgcatcaGGATGGCAGAGTCTGaggcactggaccaccaaggaagtcccttgagGTGGTTTCTAAGCTCTTCTCTTAAGGCTGAGATTCCTCGAGAAGAACCCTGAGTCTAGAGAGACGCTGCCTGGGCCTCAGAAGCAGCCGCCTGCCGAGCCCCATGGCGGGGCGGGCAGGTGGAAcagccccagccccagagccactgcctctctttccttctccccacaCTTTTCCCCTTTCAAACAACCACCTCAATAAGCACCATGATAAGCTTAAGCTCCCTTTCCCATTCTAGAATCCCACACtatttctttctaaaacaaaagataaaaaaataattaacgtgcacaaagaagaaatggaagcagCAGCACGTTTCGTGGCACTTTTTACTAGAATCAAGGGGGTCAGGGAGTAGGACAGACTGTAACCCAGCTCTCCGTGGACTTGTACTCAGGCACTGATCCTGCTTCTCAAATGGACTGTCAGCTTCATCTGCACACCAGCCTGACTCGGAATACCCGGTGAGCCTCTGTCATCCAGACAGAAACCCCCGAGAACCAGCCCCTCAGGTAAAACCACCTGAACCGTGCTCAACCGTCTGTGAAACCTCTGTGACAGTTCAAACGAGGTGATCCTGggaattcctggtggtccagtgatcagGGCTCTGAGGTCCTACTGCTAAGGGCAAGTGctgcatccctggtcagggaactaaggcccTGACCTTAGTTCCTAAGGGAATAAGCCACACAGAGTGGTCaaaactaaaaacatttttcattgaaaaattaGGTGGTACTAGCGAGAaacttgtggagaaggcaatggcaccccactccagtactcttgcctggaaaatcccatagacggagaagcctggtaggctatagtccacggggttgctagaagttggacacgactgagcaacttcactttcacttttcactttcatgcattggagaaggaaatggcaacccactccagtgttcctgcctggagaatcccagggatggcagagcctggtgggctgccgtctatggggtcgcacagagtcggacacgactgaagagacttagtagcagcagcagcagcaagaaactTGAGATATTAAGGGGAGGAGTATACTCACAGGATCAATGCCGAAAGGGTAAGGGCCGCGGAACACTCCGGGAACACTGGGATCCAACTGCAACACGCTGTGGTGCCTGACGATGCTGTCACTGTAACACAAAAGAGGGGTGAGGGCCTCCTGTGATGGCAAGGGAGCCTCAGAGTGACGCCCTCCACCTTAGACACCATCTGGCCGCTGGGCAGACACTCACTTCCAAAGCACCATCTTCCTCTGCTCCTCTGGGCTGTGACTGGAGCTGTACATGGCAGACACGTTCCACCTGGAGCCGAAGAGGTTGACTGACTTGGAAAAGCAGTCGTTGTAGATGAGGCCCGTGTACACTGAGAACAGCCCCATCAGCAGGAGGATATAGCGACCATTGAAGAACATCCGCATGATCTGTGGGGAGCGAAGTGCGGTGAGTGAGACAGGACCACGGGGAACAGGAGCTGAAGTTCCGCTCCTCTCCAGACTGCTCACAGTCAAgctcatggggacttccctggcagtccagtggctaagactttgcactcCTAGTGCAGgggacccgagtttgatccctggtcagggaactcgatcccacatgctgcaactaagatccaacacagccaaataaataaacactttaaaaatatatatgtataaataaaaatcaagttcATGGCACAGAACTTCCCATCACACAAGAATGAAGACCCACCCCACCTAGGTCTCAGTCAGGTGGGTTACGGTTATTgccaaaaatgaaacatttttaaatttttacctcTTGTGACTGATTTAGTCTGGGATGATTTTCGTTTAACACCAACAGGAGGGCAAATAAGAACATCACAAAACCATGTCCAAAGTCTCCAAACATCACGGCAAATAAAAAGGGGAAAGTGATGATGGTGAAGAGAGCTGcaggaaaagcaagagatttctgaTTGGCAGCAGAGGCAGAAATTTCTAGTTAATGCAAACACGACCGAATATAATGATCTTGACTTTCTCCCAAATTCTCAAGAGAGAATTGACAGGTTAAAAAGAacacttcagggacttccctggtggtccagtgattaagactgcatgcttccaatgcaggggcacgGGTTTAATCCCGGGCTGGGGAAGTatgattccacatgccaccaggcatgttcaaaataaaataaacagcttATACTAAATAACAAAACAGCTACTAGTGAGCCTATTTTTCCAAATGTCTGTTACATTCtcatagggggaaaaaagcagcagtgatgcacagaatgtataaaatataaagactAGCAAATGCAGGCTTCCGACCTGGGTTCACCTCTTGGTAGCTCCCGACCCCGTAGGCATCCACAATGTTCTGAAAGCCCTCGGTGAATTTGTTGGTGCGGATCAGGGTTGGGGGAGTTTCTTTTGTTGGGATTGTGTTCATGAATGAGGGGATCGTACCAccgctctctctctttcacatgaaaaaaagaaaaaaagaaaaagttaccaCCCAAGAGCTCTTTCAACAAATCTTGGTGGCCTGCTATGACAAGGCCCTGTGCAGGGCCACGTGGGGAAGTACTGATCACCACCCGCCAGGAGGTCCAAGTACGCCAGGAGTGACAGGAGGAACTGGGGGAGCCTCCCGGGATGGGCAGGGAGGGTGCGCCTGGGGGCTGTGGTCTTACAGAAGGAAGAATCTAGCAAGCCTGAGTGGTGGAAGTGGGCAGTGATGAgtgtaacagaaataaaacaaaatgttgcCATATTGACATTCTGATTTATTCTTccctatatttcatttttattaggtAATATTGCAGCTGTCTCTAAATTTCTCTTGAACATTTTTAGGAGATAAACCACTAAATTCCAGTTTTATATTGGCGACCCTGGGGCtacttatatacacacatatgcactaGAGTACCAGTCATGTCTCTCAAAACTGATGCTACCTCAATAAATAAGAATCATCTAGATCTTTAAATAAATACAACAGATGCCCCATACtccaaaataactatttttatgcCATCATTATTTTGATGTTTTTGTACCATCACAGAATTATGTGAAGAAACAAGGTGATTAACCAAAAGCTCATAAAAAAACACGTTTGTCTATTGAAGTACGTAAACCTATTATTTTCAGTAAAGAACTAAGTTTTGATACAGAAAAACtcttgtatagcagaaactaactcaacattgtaaaacaCCTATACCCCAGTTAAAAAAAACTCACACAGGAACACGGGAGACTGAGCCCATAGTCCTAAAGTGAGAATAACCTATGATTCAAAGTTCAGGgaagaaggcaacagcaccccactccagtactcttgcctggagaatcccagggaagggggagcctggtgggctgccgagtatggggtcacacagagtcggacacgactgaagcgacttagcagcagcagcagcggcacatggtctaatggagaaggaaatgagtcggacacgattgaagagacttagcagcagcagcaaagttcaGAGACCACAGGAACTGAGATTAATAGGTTCAACCAAGTTGAATACATGGAAGTGTATTTAACCAAAAACTTCCGCAGGACCAAAGCAAACAGACAGAAAGAGACACCGTAAGACAAGTGACAGAATGGGGGAGAACATTTGTTCTCGTATCACAGACAACGAGCTAAGGAAATTAGTAAGAAAAGGACCAACCCCCAAGTGGGAAATGCGCAAAGCATGTGAACAGAGAGCTCACcagaaagtgaaaattcaaaggctcttaaacatacaaaaagatatttaggacttccctggtggtccagtggttaagaatctacctgccaatgtaggggacctgggtttgacccctggtctgggaagataccacatgcctcggggcaattaagcccatgctctgcaactagagaagcacgccacaattagagagtagcccccactcgccacagctagGGAAAGGCCgagagcagcaacaaagatccagcacagccaaaaataaaataaatacatttttcttttttttaatgaaagaaagataTTCACCCTCACTCAAAATAGGGGAAATGCAACAATTGGTTGCATTCATCTGGCAAGTATCTGGCAAAactgatccagcaattccatccTGGGAATCTACCCAGTATCTGGCAAATCTGTGCGTGTTTGAATTGTCAAAGGTCAAGTGTTAGTCTCTGCGCTGGTGGTATTCGCATCCATAAACCATGTAACATCCATTCCAGCAGGATATTAAATAGCTATAAAAACAGGGAAGTTTTCttaaaagaaagtataaataGCACATAATCTATTGTGAAGGAAGGGAATTCTCCCCTTTTATATATTCCTATTTGTTTATCTATGATTAAGAAACCCAAAGACATAATTAAACTAAAACAAGGGTTGTCTTTGAGCAGGGGAACTGAACAAAACTGAGGCTTTGGGTAAGAGGAAGTCCCTTCACTGGTTCTTTAATAATAGTTTTTTGACTTATAAAACATGTCACTGAACTACTTACTCAAACAAGCAAATTAAAAATGCCACCGCAACTGCTGTATTTagaagatagataaccaacaaggacctactgtacagcacagggtactctgctcaatgttatgtggcagcctggatgggagggggctttgggggagagtggatacctGTAcaggtatggctgagtccttttgctgtccacctgaaactatcacaacattgttaatcggttatatgccaatataaaatgaaaggtTGGTTTTAAAAAGCCTGTGCAAATCACTCTGCCGTATACAGgaaaacactgtaaagcaactaaacttcaattaagGAGAAAAGAATGCATGTGCACACAGCTTCCAGTGATTGACTCTGCAATTTTGGTTCAAAAGCATCGACATGGTGTCCTCTCCTATCTATCTCATCGCCCTGAGCTTGATGAGATACACTCCAACCTTGGGCAGAAAAGGGCcagcagggagaggagaggaggggagaggaggggagaaaggggaagggaagggaggggagagaggggaggggaggggagagaggggaggggagggccgcCTCACCGAGCCCTCCTCCAGCGCCCTTCGCAGCTCGTGCAAATCAGCCTCAGGACACCAGACCTCGGCGATGAGGCACTTGTTGGTCACGTCGAAGCTGCACATGTTCAGCATGTGGTAAATGGCTTTCATCTTCTTCACCTGGATCACGCGGCTGTAGACCGACTCGGCGGCTTTACACAGCACTTGCCTTAAATAGTCCTCGGTCTTGTGAAGCACCTGCGTGAAGACAAACACGGGATCTCAGCGGAGCATCTGCCGGGCacctgacctcctccaggggtaCTCTCTCCTCGATGATGGGGGGATTCCAGGCACCAGCCTCTCTGGGGACAGTTAAGGAAGTTCAGTCCTTCTCCTCCAGGCCTGGAGCTGCCTCTCCCGAACAGGAGCCCAGGGCACAGAACAGTGAGGTGTTGTGGTCCCCAGGGCAGCATGATGGCCTGGATGGGCCCAGAGACCTAGGTCCCTAGTTCTTACCCACTCCAGCCTCACCCCACTTCCTGTCAACCCCAGGAGCCACCAATTCCCATCCCATTCTGCCAAGAAACCCTCTTTCACTCAAATAGGTCAGAGTGAACTCCTAAGCAGAAAGATGACTTAAAACAGTGCTGGTAAAATTACAGCCAGCACTTTACATGGGGCTCACTCATCCTATCTGATGAAGAATTACACTTCAGCAGATCAAAGATaatcagactctttttttttttaaagcctcatCATTCTAATAGGCTGCTAAAATGAAACGCCCACGAAGAGGAAGGAGGTGACATTCCAGTCTCCCTAAAACGTCTTAATTTGTCCACAACCAaaattttccatattaaaaaagaaactaaatggATTTGTAAATGTTTCACAAGCCCTCAGATAAGGAGGTAAGTTTCTGGTTCACTCACGGTGTAAAGATCTTGAATCCGGGTATTCAGTCCCTCCTGGATCTCTCTGCGCTCCTCGGCTGTGTTGGGGTAGGGGTAAACGTGGCAGTGGTAACTAGAAGACAGGATTCGAGACAGTGCCGCAGCCGTCAGAACTACAAGAAGCTATGTAGAAAACTAGGGCTAAATTTAATACACCGTCCGGGCATATTTCCTCCAAACCAGAATAAAAGCAGCCCTCTGGGAGAAAAAGGTGCAGACATAGGCACCTGGCCATGCTAAGGCCTTACAGATGGACACTGGACAAATGTCCACTGAATTCCACAGATTTAGCCAACTCTCTCTTGGCTCCAAATTCCATTTTTGCTCTCAATGATTCCTAAAAGCTCATTCCCAATTTCAATGTTCTAAATTCACCATGACCCTTAAGCTGGGAGTGTATAACATAAATCAAAGAACAtacaataattaccttaaaaaaaaaggagagagaaataagagacacagatgtagagacgGCTTGTGGACACaacagggaaggagaggatgggacaaattgagagagtagtgttgacatatacacactgctgctgctgctgctaagtcgcttcagtcgtgtccgactctgtgcaacccctgagacggcagcctaccaggctcccctgtccctggaattctccaggcaagaatactggagtgggttgccatttccttctccaatgcatgaaagtgaaaactgaaag contains:
- the ATP6V0A2 gene encoding V-type proton ATPase 116 kDa subunit a 2 — encoded protein: MGSLFRSETMCLAQLFLQSGTAYECLSVLGEKGLVEFRDLNQNVSSFQRKFVGEVKRCEELERILAYLVQEINRADIPLPEGDTSPPAPPLKQVLEMQEQLQKLEVELREVTKNKEKLRKNLLELIEYTHMLRVTKTFVKRNVEFEPTYEEFPPLENESLLDYSCMQRLGAKLGFVSGLINQGKVEAFEKMLWRVCKGYTIVTYAELDEPLEDPETGEVIKWYVFLISFWGEQIGHKVKKICDCYHCHVYPYPNTAEERREIQEGLNTRIQDLYTVLHKTEDYLRQVLCKAAESVYSRVIQVKKMKAIYHMLNMCSFDVTNKCLIAEVWCPEADLHELRRALEEGSRESGGTIPSFMNTIPTKETPPTLIRTNKFTEGFQNIVDAYGVGSYQEVNPALFTIITFPFLFAVMFGDFGHGFVMFLFALLLVLNENHPRLNQSQEIMRMFFNGRYILLLMGLFSVYTGLIYNDCFSKSVNLFGSRWNVSAMYSSSHSPEEQRKMVLWNDSIVRHHSVLQLDPSVPGVFRGPYPFGIDPIWNLATNRLTFLNSFKMKMSVILGITHMTFGVILGIFNHLHFRKKFNICLVSIPELLFMLCIFGYLIFMIIYKWLVYSAETSRTAPSILIEFISMFLFLASDTGGLYPGQEHVQRLLLLITVLSVPVLFLGKPLFLLWLHRGRSCFGVGRSGYTLVRKDSEEEVSLLGGQDIEEGNNQMEDGCREVTCEEFDFGEILMTQIIHSIEYCLGCISNTASYLRLWALSLAHAQLSEVLWAMLMHVGLRVDTAYGVLVLLPVIAFFAVLTIFILLIMEGLSAFLHAIRLHWVEFQNKFYVGAGTKFVPFSFRLLSSKFSDDLA